The proteins below are encoded in one region of Brassica napus cultivar Da-Ae chromosome A6, Da-Ae, whole genome shotgun sequence:
- the LOC106347355 gene encoding uncharacterized protein LOC106347355, with amino-acid sequence MLDPSAKTYSHHLCFPSIPNDHSDSGVCSPTLWSTSPPRSTHHRPENYSSLSPDSKAQAIARGQRELMEMVSKMPESCYELSLKDLVEARGSEENDMRKIFDELPQRTSKVVRKTKSGKRVEPSRNSGGNNSGFLLKMMFPFSFGSKKDTSKKKKKKRKGKDSVKDSQVSPRPSISDESVKTEDRDWWNRLSESSGSGSTKRSGSSNSNSSNIVRDKKSSCLLSFLWCVRSRD; translated from the exons ATGTTAGATCCTTCAGCTAAAACCTACAGTCACCACTTGTGTTTCCCAAGTATTCCCAATGATCACTCAGACTCCGGCGTCTGTTCTCCCACTCTGTGGAGTACAAGTCCACCGAGGAGTACTCATCACCGTCCCGAAAATTACTCGAGCCTTTCTCCGGATTCAAAGGCTCAGGCTATTGCTCGTGGACAACGGGAGCTTATGGAGATGGTTAGTAAGATGCCCGAGTCGTGTTACGAGCTTTCCTTGAAGGATCTTGTCGAAGCAAGGGGGAGTGAAGAGAATGACATGAGGAAGATCTTCGATGAGTTGCCTCAGAGAACAAGTAAGGTTGTGAGGAAGACGAAGAGTGGCAAGCGAGTTGAACCGAGTCGAAACAGTGGTGGAAACAATAGTGGGTTTCTTCTTAAAATGATGTTTCCGTTTAGCTTTGGATCTAAGAAAGATacgagcaagaagaagaagaagaagagaaaggggAAGGATTCTGTTAAAGATTCACAGGTTTCACCGAGACCTTCGATCTCGGATGAGTCTGTGAAAACAGAGGATAGAGATTGGTGGAATAGATTGTCTGAGTCTAGTGGAAGTGGGAGCACAAAGAGGAGCGGTAGTAGCAATAGCAACAGCAGTAACATCGTAAG GGATAAAAAGAGTAGCTGCTTGTTGTCTTTCCTCTGGTGTGTACGTTCACGAGACTAA